A genomic segment from Deltaproteobacteria bacterium encodes:
- a CDS encoding ATP-binding protein, which yields MTDILPSGNQHNSLSSTGFNEQRELLNRLYWSIWIRLFIITLIIGTALILYEHASIFRIIPWLSPLIILVISAYLFSLIEFFILKKESTLKRVALLTLIFDVMLTSAIVILTSGVDSIYAFLYLFVAIEGGFLLSKKGGLIFASASAIMYGLIVDFQYYRLIPSAIMPFQTIHSVKEIIVNLITYILTTFLIGILGAYLGDNLIKAKKELSISATDLRKLSKIHSIIINSIDSGLVTLDEGYKIKTTNPAAERITGYTLTEIYDMQVNKMMPEFKPQNTVIRAETFINKKNGEIIPVGYNISKLNDETGKVVGTVITFQDLTEMKKLEAKLKRADILATAGKLATSVAHEIRNPLASMSGSAQLLLEDTNIKNSRESSQLMQLIYREIDRINGLVTEFLNMSKPVSNITNNVSVKPIIDESWESITKRADFNPLIKLHLLVSEDSTIRADSTKLKQVFYNLFLNSVSAIKKEGNINVEFAVKDNCTVLSIKDDGEGMDYKELKMALEPFWTTMPGGTGLGLPVVQSIIEQHSGTIKITSEKGKGTVVTMSLPLN from the coding sequence ATGACAGATATCCTACCATCCGGCAACCAGCATAACTCTTTATCCTCAACAGGTTTTAACGAGCAGCGAGAGCTGTTGAATAGGCTTTACTGGTCTATATGGATAAGGCTTTTTATCATAACGCTTATCATAGGAACCGCTTTAATATTATACGAACATGCCTCCATTTTCAGAATAATACCATGGCTGTCTCCTTTAATTATACTTGTTATATCCGCATATCTATTCAGTCTTATTGAATTTTTTATTCTTAAAAAAGAATCCACATTAAAACGAGTTGCATTACTTACATTGATATTTGATGTTATGTTGACATCAGCAATTGTTATTCTGACAAGCGGGGTAGATAGCATATATGCATTCCTCTATCTTTTTGTAGCAATAGAGGGTGGATTTTTATTATCAAAAAAGGGCGGGCTTATTTTTGCTTCTGCTTCAGCCATAATGTATGGGCTTATTGTAGATTTTCAGTATTACAGATTAATCCCGTCAGCAATAATGCCGTTTCAAACAATTCATTCCGTTAAAGAGATCATCGTTAATCTTATTACTTATATCCTAACAACATTTCTGATTGGAATATTGGGGGCATACCTTGGTGATAATCTTATAAAGGCAAAAAAAGAGTTATCAATAAGTGCAACGGATTTGAGAAAATTGAGTAAAATCCATTCTATCATTATAAACAGTATAGATTCCGGATTAGTAACGCTCGATGAAGGGTATAAAATAAAAACCACTAACCCGGCGGCAGAACGTATTACTGGATATACCCTGACAGAAATCTACGATATGCAGGTAAATAAAATGATGCCCGAGTTTAAACCTCAAAATACGGTTATAAGAGCAGAAACCTTTATAAATAAGAAAAATGGGGAAATCATACCTGTTGGATACAATATTTCCAAATTGAATGATGAAACCGGTAAGGTAGTAGGTACAGTTATAACATTTCAGGATTTGACAGAAATGAAAAAATTAGAGGCAAAGCTGAAAAGAGCGGATATTCTTGCCACAGCAGGTAAGCTCGCAACGAGTGTAGCCCATGAGATACGTAATCCTCTTGCTTCTATGAGTGGATCTGCACAGCTGCTACTTGAAGATACAAATATCAAGAATAGCAGGGAATCTTCGCAGTTGATGCAACTCATTTATAGGGAGATTGACAGGATAAATGGCCTGGTTACAGAATTCCTCAACATGTCAAAACCCGTTTCAAATATAACAAACAATGTGTCAGTAAAACCTATTATAGACGAATCATGGGAGAGCATAACTAAGAGAGCAGATTTTAATCCATTAATAAAACTGCATCTGCTTGTTTCGGAGGATTCTACAATAAGAGCAGATAGTACAAAACTAAAACAGGTATTTTATAATCTTTTCCTTAATTCGGTCAGCGCAATAAAGAAAGAAGGTAATATAAATGTAGAGTTTGCTGTAAAAGATAATTGTACTGTACTATCTATTAAAGATGATGGCGAGGGAATGGATTATAAAGAGTTGAAAATGGCATTGGAGCCTTTCTGGACAACAATGCCGGGTGGGACGGGACTGGGATTGCCGGTTGTTCAATCTATAATAGAGCAGCACAGCGGTACCATAAAAATTACGAGTGAGAAAGGCAAAGGAACTGTTGTTACAATGAGTTTACCCTTAAATTAG
- a CDS encoding polyketide synthase dehydratase domain-containing protein, with protein sequence MENIPEINCTMRSIIRIENHPYLFDHSVEGRAVYPAVESLERLAEAVTSGCPGRKVMNSCDAEFLRFLVLPAEKSSAEVVADIETKENGEVTASIGTFVRAPGVSISRIREHARVTFSDIPPPVPIPLDIACAGEGLCYAVTAERLYKEMVKFGASFHNAVGTVFLFHDGAVATLQAPVIGIPNPPLGSPFVLDAAFHVASAWGQRYRGYIAFPVGYAVRTIIHPAIAGESYFCRVIPMADEADTLVFDIWIYDKNGELCEAVSGVRMKDVFKNKIQVPEWVIDIGTDKLRVIKERSMGMSVVELASILPFAENILSPHELEIVRRRHPGKRNMHIGARIALKRLSRILYRTGVPDDPSLIETIAPDGIHPACVPSGNKQGFYCSASHDDRFAVAVGGNHPIGVDVERIKDTLLKGTHVYMTSSEQALCARSPLGQKHAAIRVWTTKECAAKALDIPIAAMWFRAELKEIKEDRSIVSIEGKAVEAAHTAVDDHLFTVLQIPGA encoded by the coding sequence GTGGAAAACATTCCCGAAATAAATTGCACCATGCGTTCCATCATTCGGATAGAAAATCATCCTTATCTTTTTGATCATAGTGTAGAGGGGCGTGCCGTGTATCCGGCTGTGGAATCTCTTGAGAGGCTTGCCGAAGCTGTAACGTCCGGATGTCCCGGAAGAAAAGTCATGAATTCCTGTGATGCGGAATTTTTAAGGTTCCTTGTGCTCCCTGCTGAAAAATCTTCTGCTGAAGTTGTCGCTGACATTGAGACGAAAGAAAACGGTGAGGTAACTGCCTCCATCGGCACCTTCGTGCGTGCACCGGGTGTCTCCATTTCACGTATCCGTGAGCACGCCCGTGTAACATTTTCCGATATACCCCCTCCTGTGCCCATACCTCTGGACATAGCGTGTGCAGGAGAGGGGCTATGCTATGCGGTAACGGCAGAAAGACTTTACAAAGAGATGGTGAAATTCGGTGCGTCATTCCATAACGCAGTGGGAACCGTGTTCCTATTCCACGACGGAGCCGTGGCAACCCTTCAGGCACCCGTCATAGGAATCCCCAACCCGCCTCTGGGCTCTCCGTTTGTTCTTGATGCTGCGTTCCATGTTGCCAGTGCATGGGGACAACGCTATCGAGGCTACATTGCCTTCCCGGTCGGCTATGCTGTCAGAACAATTATTCACCCCGCTATAGCCGGGGAATCGTATTTTTGCAGGGTTATACCAATGGCTGATGAAGCAGACACGCTCGTTTTTGATATATGGATATATGACAAAAATGGAGAACTCTGCGAGGCTGTTTCAGGCGTAAGAATGAAGGATGTATTCAAAAACAAGATACAGGTGCCGGAATGGGTGATAGATATCGGCACGGACAAGCTCCGGGTCATAAAGGAAAGAAGCATGGGCATGTCTGTGGTAGAGCTGGCAAGCATTTTGCCGTTTGCGGAAAACATATTATCGCCGCATGAGCTTGAGATAGTACGCAGGCGTCATCCGGGCAAAAGAAACATGCACATAGGTGCAAGGATTGCACTCAAGCGTCTATCGCGTATCCTCTACAGAACCGGGGTCCCGGATGATCCCTCACTCATAGAAACGATAGCCCCGGACGGCATACATCCTGCGTGCGTTCCATCAGGGAACAAACAGGGCTTTTACTGCAGTGCGTCTCATGATGACCGCTTCGCTGTTGCTGTAGGGGGAAACCATCCCATAGGTGTAGATGTAGAACGGATTAAAGATACCCTTTTGAAAGGCACGCATGTCTATATGACATCAAGCGAGCAGGCCCTGTGTGCACGATCTCCCCTCGGTCAGAAACACGCAGCCATCAGGGTCTGGACGACAAAGGAATGTGCAGCCAAGGCACTTGATATCCCGATTGCAGCCATGTGGTTCAGGGCTGAGCTGAAGGAGATTAAAGAGGACCGGAGCATAGTATCTATTGAAGGTAAGGCTGTTGAGGCGGCACATACTGCTGTAGACGATCATTTGTTCACTGTCCTGCAAATACCGGGCGCATAG
- a CDS encoding PilT/PilU family type 4a pilus ATPase: MNLHQLLKIMIEKGSSDLHVTTGTPPQLRIDGTLTPLGIPPLTAIETKQLCYSILTDAQKQKFESENELDLSFGVKGLSRFRANIFMQRGAVAGAFRTIPFKILGFNDLGLPPVVSEFTKRARGLILVTGPTGSGKSTTLASIIDKINEDRHEHIITIEDPIEYLHPHKHCIVNQREVGADTKSFPQALKYILRQDPDIVLIGEMRDLETIESALNTAETGHLVLATLHTNSAVQTINRIIDAFPSHQQPQVRAQLSFVLEGVLTQALIPKYNQPGRALAVEVLVPTPAIRNLIREEKVHQIYSHMQVGQAKFGMQTMNQSLFSLYQKKLISLDDAMIYSTDLEELKQMLQNSSATPQGVQAQARLQSQTVQRSF; this comes from the coding sequence ATCAATTTACACCAGTTATTAAAGATAATGATAGAAAAAGGGTCGAGCGATTTACATGTCACTACTGGAACACCACCTCAGTTAAGGATAGATGGGACCCTTACACCATTAGGGATTCCGCCTCTTACTGCTATAGAGACAAAGCAGCTCTGTTACAGCATACTTACGGATGCACAGAAACAAAAATTTGAATCGGAAAATGAACTTGATCTTTCATTTGGAGTAAAGGGGTTGAGTAGATTTAGAGCCAATATATTTATGCAAAGGGGTGCTGTTGCAGGAGCCTTCAGGACAATACCCTTTAAGATCCTCGGTTTTAATGATCTTGGTCTTCCGCCGGTTGTTTCTGAATTTACAAAAAGGGCGCGCGGATTGATTTTAGTAACAGGTCCTACCGGGAGTGGGAAATCTACCACACTTGCCTCCATTATAGACAAAATAAACGAAGACAGGCATGAGCATATCATAACAATCGAAGATCCTATAGAATATCTGCACCCACACAAGCACTGTATTGTAAATCAAAGAGAGGTTGGAGCCGATACAAAAAGTTTTCCACAGGCCTTAAAATACATACTTAGACAGGATCCGGATATTGTTTTAATAGGTGAAATGAGAGACCTTGAAACAATAGAGTCGGCGCTTAATACTGCAGAAACAGGTCACCTCGTCCTTGCCACATTACACACAAACTCGGCGGTGCAAACAATAAACAGGATTATAGATGCCTTTCCATCGCATCAGCAGCCTCAGGTAAGGGCCCAGTTATCATTTGTTTTGGAAGGGGTTCTGACTCAGGCACTAATACCAAAGTACAATCAGCCCGGCAGGGCACTCGCTGTAGAGGTATTGGTACCAACTCCGGCCATAAGGAATCTTATAAGGGAAGAGAAGGTCCATCAGATATACTCACACATGCAGGTAGGGCAGGCCAAATTCGGAATGCAAACGATGAATCAATCTCTGTTCAGTTTATACCAGAAAAAACTGATATCCCTTGATGATGCCATGATATATTCTACTGATCTTGAAGAATTAAAACAGATGTTGCAGAATAGTTCTGCGACCCCACAGGGTGTTCAAGCACAGGCAAGGCTGCAATCACAAACAGTACAAAGGAGTTTTTAA
- a CDS encoding sigma-54 dependent transcriptional regulator: MVNILVVDDDKSMREFLELMLRRERYNITTAKDGADAILLLKENYFELLISDLTMPAITGLELLKKSRELYPDIKVIMITAFGTVETAVEAMKLGAYDYITKPFNNDDLRIKIRRAIESQKIEHENLRLKQQLGIKDGKWDIIGVSDSMQQLFNMIDRVKDTRTNVLITGESGTGKELVARAIHYQGIRKDSAFVPINCGAIPENLVESELFGHKRGAFTGAVENKRGLFLEADTGTIFLDEVSELPLQTQVKLLRVIQERRVKPVGDSAEFSVDVRIITATNKDIKKLLKEGKFREDLFYRLNVMQIELKPLRERREDILPLLRYFLEKYNKELGKDIKDFSNESIERLKSYSYPGNVRELENIVERAVAIESSQRILPESLPNEIICTTSNEHNKIYTLDDISIYFNGVIDNLLFSVEKELIIDALNAVSGDKQKACELLGIPMRSLRYRIKKYGL; the protein is encoded by the coding sequence ATGGTGAATATACTCGTGGTGGATGATGACAAAAGCATGCGGGAATTCCTTGAGCTTATGCTAAGGCGGGAGCGGTATAATATTACAACTGCAAAAGATGGGGCTGATGCTATACTGTTGTTAAAGGAAAATTATTTTGAACTGCTCATATCGGATCTTACGATGCCAGCCATAACCGGATTAGAGCTATTAAAAAAATCAAGAGAATTATATCCCGATATAAAGGTTATAATGATCACCGCATTTGGGACAGTGGAGACTGCTGTAGAGGCAATGAAACTTGGTGCTTACGATTATATAACAAAACCATTTAACAACGATGACCTTAGAATAAAGATAAGGAGGGCAATAGAAAGTCAAAAAATAGAACATGAGAACCTTCGTCTTAAACAGCAGCTTGGTATTAAAGACGGCAAATGGGATATCATAGGCGTAAGCGATAGCATGCAGCAATTATTCAATATGATAGACAGAGTTAAAGACACAAGAACAAACGTGTTGATTACAGGTGAATCTGGAACCGGGAAGGAACTCGTTGCAAGGGCTATCCATTATCAGGGAATCAGGAAAGATAGCGCATTCGTTCCTATAAACTGCGGTGCCATACCGGAGAATCTTGTTGAAAGCGAACTTTTCGGGCATAAAAGAGGTGCGTTTACAGGGGCAGTAGAAAACAAGAGAGGTCTTTTTCTGGAAGCCGATACAGGCACAATCTTTCTTGATGAAGTAAGTGAACTGCCGTTACAAACACAGGTAAAGCTTTTGCGTGTCATACAGGAAAGAAGGGTGAAGCCTGTTGGCGATTCTGCAGAATTTTCCGTTGATGTGAGGATTATTACGGCCACCAATAAAGATATAAAAAAACTGTTAAAAGAGGGTAAATTCAGAGAAGACCTTTTTTACAGGCTAAATGTTATGCAAATAGAGTTAAAACCATTAAGAGAACGAAGAGAGGATATACTCCCTTTGCTCAGATATTTTCTTGAAAAATATAACAAAGAACTTGGTAAGGATATAAAAGATTTTTCAAATGAATCAATAGAACGATTAAAGAGCTATTCTTACCCGGGAAATGTTAGAGAATTGGAGAATATTGTAGAAAGAGCTGTTGCTATCGAATCAAGCCAACGGATACTTCCTGAATCTTTACCCAATGAGATCATTTGCACAACTTCAAATGAACATAATAAGATCTATACACTCGATGATATCTCGATTTATTTTAATGGAGTCATTGATAACCTGCTCTTTTCAGTTGAGAAGGAACTCATTATAGATGCTCTAAACGCGGTATCGGGTGATAAACAAAAAGCGTGCGAACTTCTTGGAATACCCATGAGATCTCTAAGGTACAGGATAAAAAAATACGGGTTATGA
- a CDS encoding type II secretion system F family protein: MALFTWEGMKKTGEAVKGSTEAQSESAVIALLRQQDIRPTSVKEKKSAFNLGSINIFKEKIKGKDIAIFTRQFATMIDAGLPLVQCLDILGDQQPNKTFQKTIKDIKVSIEGGSTFAAALKKHPDVFDNLYTNLIAAGEVGGMLDTILNRLAVYIEKADKLKSRVKGAMVYPIVVLTVAAGAVAILLVFVIPVFAKMFADMGAQLPGPTLVVMKISYILRHYLIYMIIGVVGIIFAFRTYYKTPNGTLVIDSITLKLPVFGDLIKKNAVARFTRTLSTMMSSGVPIMDALEIVARTSGNKVIENAIMKARESIASGKTIAEPLGQSKVFPSMVIQMISVGEATGNMDAMLGKIADSYDEEVDNAVAAMTSLIEPIMIVFLGVIIGGLVVAMYLPIFKIASTVH, translated from the coding sequence ATGGCACTATTTACATGGGAAGGTATGAAAAAAACAGGTGAGGCAGTAAAGGGCTCTACAGAGGCACAAAGTGAGTCTGCTGTCATAGCCTTATTAAGACAGCAGGATATCAGACCCACATCTGTTAAAGAGAAGAAATCTGCTTTTAATCTTGGCTCTATAAACATATTCAAGGAGAAGATTAAAGGTAAGGATATAGCTATTTTTACAAGACAGTTTGCTACGATGATTGATGCCGGCTTACCGCTTGTTCAGTGTCTTGACATACTCGGAGATCAACAGCCAAATAAAACTTTTCAGAAGACGATAAAAGATATAAAGGTTTCTATAGAAGGTGGTTCTACCTTCGCCGCTGCATTAAAAAAACATCCCGATGTCTTTGATAACCTTTATACAAATCTTATTGCAGCAGGTGAGGTAGGAGGTATGCTTGATACAATACTGAACAGGCTTGCAGTTTATATTGAAAAGGCGGACAAGCTAAAAAGCAGGGTAAAGGGGGCTATGGTCTATCCTATCGTTGTTTTAACGGTTGCTGCCGGTGCAGTAGCGATACTGCTTGTTTTTGTTATCCCTGTTTTTGCAAAGATGTTTGCTGATATGGGTGCTCAACTGCCCGGGCCTACATTGGTTGTTATGAAAATCAGTTATATCTTGCGGCATTACCTAATATATATGATCATAGGTGTTGTAGGAATAATATTCGCTTTCAGGACGTATTATAAAACACCGAATGGTACATTGGTTATAGATAGTATAACTTTAAAACTACCCGTGTTCGGAGATTTGATAAAAAAGAATGCAGTAGCAAGGTTTACAAGAACGCTATCCACGATGATGTCAAGTGGAGTCCCCATAATGGATGCACTTGAGATAGTCGCCAGAACATCAGGCAACAAAGTTATCGAAAATGCAATTATGAAAGCCAGGGAAAGTATTGCATCGGGTAAAACCATAGCAGAGCCCCTTGGCCAGAGTAAGGTTTTCCCTTCAATGGTTATTCAGATGATCTCGGTGGGTGAAGCTACAGGTAATATGGATGCCATGCTTGGAAAGATTGCAGATTCTTATGATGAAGAGGTTGATAATGCTGTGGCTGCAATGACATCACTTATTGAGCCTATAATGATAGTGTTCCTTGGCGTGATAATAGGCGGGCTTGTCGTTGCGATGTATCTGCCTATATTTAAGATTGCAAGTACAGTTCATTAA
- a CDS encoding ABC transporter substrate-binding protein, with translation MRFYLKITVLVFILLFSSCIHKDYKGSVLVIGIEGSPTNLDPRYATDAFSEQIAMLSFNGLMRFTNNGRLVPDLARAINIKNNTTIDIILKRNIRFQDGTYFSAADVAATINSIIHGKEYSPYTEAFLHIECISISNPFNLVIHLTEPYAPILSALTLGILPAKYAEDKNITLKNLIGTGPYKLVDYRPAKYVKLEANKYYSNGKPRISTLIFKIIPDDLTRVLELEKGSIGLLVNSVPPDSVKSLMKDKQLKVIVGAGNNYEYVGFNMKDPILKIKKVRQAIAYAINRNDIIRYVLFNLAEPATGILPPWNWAYTSDVDIYPYEPSKAKSLLDQAGYPLNHGHRFTLTYKTSNNPLSVRIAQTIAYELGQIGIKIILMPYEWGTFYNDIRHSNFQMYSLRWVGVMDPDIFYYAFDSKSVPPFGANRGYYINPEMNQLLETARTILKRDKALALYESVQRLAAKDLPYVSLWYMDDITVMNRRLHNFIPRRGGGYDGIEKAYLSD, from the coding sequence ATGAGGTTTTATTTAAAAATAACAGTATTAGTTTTTATACTTCTATTCTCGTCTTGCATTCATAAAGATTATAAAGGCTCGGTATTGGTTATCGGGATTGAAGGAAGTCCTACAAACCTTGATCCAAGATATGCTACGGATGCCTTTTCTGAACAAATAGCAATGTTATCATTTAATGGACTAATGAGATTCACAAATAACGGACGCCTAGTTCCCGACCTTGCAAGAGCTATAAATATAAAGAATAACACTACAATAGATATAATATTAAAAAGGAATATCAGGTTTCAGGATGGCACATATTTCAGTGCGGCAGACGTTGCTGCTACAATTAACAGTATCATCCATGGGAAAGAATATTCACCATATACAGAGGCGTTTTTACATATAGAATGTATTTCCATATCAAATCCTTTTAATCTGGTCATTCATTTGACAGAGCCTTATGCGCCTATTTTATCAGCACTTACACTTGGTATACTCCCAGCCAAATATGCAGAAGATAAGAATATAACTCTAAAAAATCTTATAGGTACTGGCCCATATAAACTCGTAGATTACAGACCGGCAAAGTATGTAAAACTTGAAGCTAATAAATATTACTCCAATGGTAAACCCCGGATATCAACCCTTATATTTAAAATCATACCGGATGATCTTACAAGGGTGCTTGAATTAGAAAAAGGCTCGATAGGGTTGCTTGTTAATTCAGTGCCGCCTGATTCTGTCAAAAGCCTCATGAAGGATAAACAATTAAAAGTCATTGTAGGTGCGGGAAATAACTATGAATATGTTGGCTTCAATATGAAGGACCCCATTCTCAAAATAAAAAAGGTAAGACAGGCTATTGCTTATGCAATAAATAGAAATGATATTATTAGATATGTATTATTTAATCTTGCGGAACCAGCAACAGGAATACTGCCGCCATGGAACTGGGCATATACAAGTGATGTAGATATTTACCCTTATGAACCGTCTAAAGCGAAATCATTGCTTGATCAAGCAGGTTATCCTCTAAATCATGGGCATAGGTTTACTCTTACTTACAAAACCTCAAACAACCCCTTATCGGTAAGGATCGCACAGACAATCGCCTACGAGCTTGGACAGATCGGTATAAAGATCATTTTAATGCCATATGAGTGGGGAACTTTTTACAATGATATCAGACATAGCAATTTCCAGATGTATTCACTAAGATGGGTTGGAGTCATGGATCCGGACATTTTTTATTATGCATTTGATTCAAAAAGTGTGCCGCCTTTTGGAGCTAACAGGGGATACTATATAAATCCTGAGATGAATCAATTGTTGGAGACCGCAAGAACAATTCTTAAAAGAGATAAAGCCCTTGCTCTTTATGAATCGGTTCAGAGACTTGCTGCAAAAGACCTCCCTTATGTAAGTTTGTGGTATATGGATGACATAACTGTTATGAATAGAAGGTTGCATAACTTTATACCGCGCCGCGGAGGCGGATATGACGGGATTGAGAAAGCGTATCTCTCAGATTAG
- the pilB gene encoding type IV-A pilus assembly ATPase PilB, protein MASRLGELLIKENLITTEQLKQAIDEQKASGGRLGASLTKLGFVSDQELISFISKQYNVPAINLEEFEIDKEIAKKIPESVARKHFVIPVNQTGSTLIVATSDPTNLSVIDEIKFLTGYNVEFVVATETAIKKAVEKYFEVSTDYQELLNEAAQEYEVIDDDDNIDVKSLEKASEEAPVIKLVNSILNDAIKKGASDIHVEPYEKTFRVRFRIDGMLYEVMKPQLTLKNAIASRLKIMAKLDIAERRRPQDGRIKIRYADGKDMDFRVSVLPTLFGEKIVLRLLDKSNLQLDMTKLGFFDNQLKDFKDSVHKPYGMVLVTGPTGSGKTTTLYSALSELNQITKNISTAEDPVEYNMPGINQVQMHEEIGLNFASALRSFLRQDPNIIMVGEIRDYETAEIGIKAALTGHLVLSTLHTNDAPSAINRLLNMGIEPFLVASSVHCIIAQRLVRKVCEKCREPISVEKAVLIELGMSEEDAKNTKVYKGMGCNSCNNTGYKGRMAVYEVLVIGEELKELVLSGASASEIKKEAIRLGMMTMRQSALKHFKTGLTTVEEVVRVTVKD, encoded by the coding sequence ATGGCATCGAGGCTTGGAGAATTACTTATTAAAGAAAACCTCATAACCACTGAACAGCTTAAACAAGCAATAGATGAACAAAAAGCATCAGGCGGCAGACTTGGGGCAAGTTTAACAAAGCTTGGATTTGTGTCTGATCAGGAATTGATATCCTTTATCAGCAAACAATACAATGTACCGGCTATTAACCTTGAAGAGTTTGAGATTGATAAAGAGATAGCAAAAAAGATACCCGAAAGTGTGGCAAGAAAACATTTTGTTATTCCAGTTAATCAGACAGGCTCTACACTCATAGTTGCCACATCGGATCCAACAAACCTATCCGTTATTGATGAAATAAAATTTTTGACGGGCTACAATGTGGAGTTCGTAGTGGCAACAGAAACAGCTATCAAGAAGGCTGTAGAAAAATATTTTGAGGTATCAACGGATTATCAGGAATTGCTTAACGAAGCTGCACAGGAGTATGAGGTTATAGATGATGATGACAATATTGATGTCAAAAGTCTTGAAAAGGCGAGTGAAGAGGCCCCTGTTATTAAACTTGTTAATTCTATTTTAAATGATGCAATAAAAAAAGGCGCAAGCGATATACACGTTGAGCCTTATGAGAAGACCTTCAGGGTGAGATTCCGGATAGATGGCATGCTCTATGAAGTGATGAAGCCTCAGCTTACTTTAAAAAATGCAATAGCATCAAGATTAAAGATTATGGCAAAGCTTGATATCGCAGAGAGAAGAAGGCCCCAGGATGGCAGAATCAAGATCCGCTACGCTGATGGAAAGGATATGGATTTTCGCGTCTCCGTACTCCCAACATTGTTTGGTGAGAAAATTGTTTTGAGACTGCTTGATAAATCCAATCTTCAGCTTGATATGACAAAACTTGGATTTTTCGACAATCAGTTAAAAGACTTTAAGGACTCTGTCCATAAACCTTATGGCATGGTTCTTGTTACCGGACCTACAGGAAGCGGTAAAACAACAACACTATACTCTGCATTGTCAGAACTGAACCAGATAACAAAAAACATATCAACAGCAGAAGATCCCGTTGAATACAACATGCCTGGGATAAATCAAGTTCAAATGCATGAAGAGATCGGCTTAAATTTTGCTTCTGCATTAAGATCCTTTTTAAGACAGGACCCTAACATAATTATGGTTGGTGAGATAAGGGACTACGAAACAGCAGAGATCGGTATAAAAGCAGCATTGACGGGACACCTTGTTCTTTCCACGCTCCATACAAATGATGCACCAAGTGCTATCAACAGATTATTAAATATGGGGATAGAACCTTTCCTCGTTGCGTCATCGGTACACTGTATTATTGCTCAAAGGCTTGTACGGAAAGTTTGCGAGAAATGCAGAGAACCTATCAGTGTAGAGAAAGCAGTGTTGATAGAACTGGGAATGTCAGAAGAGGATGCAAAAAACACAAAAGTTTACAAAGGTATGGGGTGTAACAGCTGTAATAATACCGGATATAAAGGAAGAATGGCGGTTTATGAGGTGCTTGTTATTGGTGAGGAGTTAAAAGAATTGGTGCTTTCCGGTGCATCAGCAAGCGAGATAAAAAAAGAGGCAATAAGGCTTGGAATGATGACAATGAGGCAGAGTGCGCTTAAACATTTTAAAACAGGGTTAACGACGGTGGAAGAGGTTGTAAGGGTAACTGTAAAAGATTAA
- a CDS encoding YbgC/FadM family acyl-CoA thioesterase produces MRPSPFKPEATTTNHPFDGANFVRDTVGKLVWHKVFNRTLYADTDRSGVVYHANYLRYFELGRSCLMRDVGYPYKEVEDSGYVYPIIDLGVTYHSPLYYDDPMWIYTRPGEISRVKVAFNYIIAHAETNKIVCIGFTQHCAINQSGWPIAIDKKTVQLWKTFPK; encoded by the coding sequence ATGAGACCCTCACCATTTAAACCTGAAGCAACAACCACGAATCATCCGTTTGATGGAGCTAATTTTGTCAGGGACACTGTCGGTAAGCTTGTCTGGCACAAGGTGTTCAACAGGACACTGTATGCGGATACTGATAGATCAGGGGTCGTTTACCATGCAAATTATCTCAGGTATTTCGAACTAGGTCGCTCGTGTTTGATGAGGGATGTTGGATACCCCTACAAAGAGGTGGAAGACAGCGGTTATGTGTATCCTATTATAGATCTGGGCGTAACTTATCATTCACCCCTGTATTACGACGATCCTATGTGGATTTACACGCGTCCAGGTGAGATAAGCCGTGTCAAGGTTGCATTCAATTACATCATTGCCCATGCGGAAACAAATAAAATTGTATGTATTGGATTTACACAACATTGTGCAATAAACCAATCAGGATGGCCTATCGCTATTGATAAAAAAACTGTTCAGCTGTGGAAAACATTCCCGAAATAA